From the genome of Gemmatimonas phototrophica, one region includes:
- a CDS encoding flagellar basal body-associated FliL family protein, which produces MANEPTPAADAAPAAKPKLPVLIGMVAVGLLVGGATGAVFVGPMVAKKMGKATPVVAAAGEHGEAPSEEDAEGDHGAPAEGEGAAKEGEAGAAVHLLENLVLNPAASGGARYLLLSVAIEVGNAKAGEDFKTRDAELRDIILTALGTKTVEELTEISRRDGFKTELVSAINGRFGKKAVKSLYFPQFVVQ; this is translated from the coding sequence ATGGCTAACGAACCAACTCCTGCTGCTGACGCCGCACCCGCTGCGAAGCCCAAGCTCCCCGTCCTCATTGGCATGGTGGCCGTGGGGCTTCTGGTCGGTGGTGCCACCGGCGCCGTGTTTGTCGGCCCCATGGTGGCCAAGAAGATGGGCAAGGCCACGCCGGTGGTGGCCGCTGCCGGCGAGCATGGCGAGGCTCCATCGGAAGAAGACGCTGAAGGCGATCATGGCGCGCCCGCGGAGGGCGAAGGGGCGGCCAAGGAAGGCGAAGCGGGGGCCGCCGTGCATCTGCTGGAGAACCTCGTGCTCAATCCGGCCGCCAGTGGTGGCGCACGCTACCTGCTGCTTTCGGTGGCCATTGAGGTGGGCAACGCCAAGGCCGGCGAAGACTTCAAGACGCGTGACGCCGAGCTGCGCGACATCATCCTGACCGCGCTGGGCACCAAGACCGTGGAAGAGCTGACGGAAATTTCCCGTCGTGACGGCTTCAAGACGGAGCTGGTGAGTGCCATCAACGGGCGCTTCGGCAAGAAGGCGGTCAAGAGTTTGTACTTCCCCCAGTTCGTCGTCCAGTAA
- a CDS encoding flagellar hook assembly protein FlgD: MISALRNTIAFPAFNTTAADGTSSTGVPAAEPPVGAAEPSGPRTLPQNSRAMGQDEFLKMLVAQLKNQDPLNPMDGKDMAAQLAQFSTVEQLIQMNKTLEAQAGQDDKVADAISKLEETQNARADELAQLVEGQMAMATVGKTGVTVGNTTFVDREGQGTLVVDTGVRTGPAKVTITDSKGTVVGSAFVTVDKAGQQSFELGSLFTEPKLPAGKYSYKFEVATDGGQYQTVKTYTAGRITGMKYENGNPILIIGDSLTLPMSQLTQIRG, encoded by the coding sequence ATGATCTCGGCACTTCGCAACACCATCGCGTTTCCCGCCTTCAACACGACGGCGGCCGATGGCACCAGCAGTACCGGCGTACCCGCCGCCGAACCACCGGTCGGCGCCGCCGAGCCGTCGGGGCCGCGGACACTCCCGCAGAACAGCAGGGCCATGGGCCAGGACGAGTTCCTCAAGATGCTCGTCGCCCAGCTCAAGAATCAGGATCCGCTCAATCCGATGGATGGCAAGGACATGGCGGCGCAGCTCGCCCAGTTCTCCACTGTGGAGCAGCTGATCCAGATGAACAAGACCCTCGAAGCACAGGCCGGGCAGGACGACAAGGTCGCCGACGCCATTTCGAAGCTCGAGGAAACGCAGAATGCGCGCGCCGATGAACTGGCGCAGCTCGTGGAAGGGCAAATGGCCATGGCCACGGTTGGCAAAACCGGCGTGACCGTGGGCAACACCACCTTCGTCGATCGCGAAGGACAGGGCACACTGGTGGTGGATACCGGTGTGCGCACAGGGCCGGCCAAAGTGACGATCACCGACAGCAAAGGCACGGTGGTTGGCAGCGCGTTCGTCACGGTGGACAAGGCGGGGCAACAGTCGTTCGAGCTGGGATCGCTCTTCACGGAGCCCAAGCTGCCCGCCGGGAAGTACAGCTACAAGTTCGAGGTCGCAACGGATGGCGGCCAGTACCAGACAGTCAAGACGTACACGGCCGGTCGGATCACCGGCATGAAGTACGAGAATGGGAACCCCATCCTGATTATCGGCGACAGTCTCACGTTGCCCATGTCACAGCTCACGCAGATTCGCGGCTGA
- a CDS encoding flagellar hook protein FlgE, with protein MLRSLYAGVSGLRNNQVRMDVIGNNIANVNTVAFKAGRVTFKEGFAQLLQGASRPPGDQGGINPVQIGLGMQIGSIDQIFNQGNLETTGLNTDVAIQGDSFFVVRKGNQSFYTRAGNFQVDAEGQLVSPANGFIVQGRMYNNGLQLDGIQDIKLPFGQKVSAKPTTEATLAGNLNASAPVFQGDFSDPLVRADPINEKAWTETQIGVYDSQGTKHDVKLQMWKTGPNSWDWQIDPIASAQTFEVETDGSSPPGDIELPTPPAGYEILDANVKVYSTTGVEYVSPADFAFSAGPPPAVQFTSNMPSNSMIRVGYFMSPTTATASENSGTFTFDQAGILNTDVIASLNFAVPGANPVRIDLSLGGGVNGITQFASTASTAVLRDQNGYTAGTLQNFSIDRFGLITGFFTNGTTSPLARIVLADFNNPSGLLRIGDNMLQESANSGSGVLGFALEGSQSQMTSGALEMSNVDLAQEFTNMIVAQRGFQANGKVVSTSDELLQELMGIKR; from the coding sequence ATGCTTCGCTCCCTCTATGCCGGCGTTTCCGGCCTGCGCAACAACCAAGTGCGCATGGACGTCATCGGTAACAACATCGCCAACGTGAACACGGTGGCCTTCAAGGCCGGTCGCGTCACCTTCAAGGAAGGGTTCGCCCAGTTGCTGCAGGGCGCGAGCCGTCCGCCTGGCGATCAGGGTGGTATCAACCCGGTGCAGATCGGTCTCGGTATGCAGATCGGATCCATCGACCAGATTTTCAATCAGGGCAATCTTGAAACCACCGGTCTCAACACCGACGTGGCGATTCAGGGCGACTCGTTCTTCGTGGTCCGCAAGGGCAACCAGAGCTTTTACACCCGCGCCGGCAACTTCCAGGTAGACGCGGAAGGCCAGCTCGTTTCGCCTGCCAACGGCTTCATCGTGCAGGGCCGCATGTACAACAACGGCTTGCAGCTGGATGGTATTCAGGACATCAAGTTGCCGTTCGGTCAGAAGGTGTCGGCCAAGCCCACCACCGAAGCGACGCTCGCCGGCAACCTCAACGCCTCAGCCCCGGTCTTTCAGGGCGACTTCTCCGATCCGCTGGTGCGCGCCGATCCCATCAACGAGAAGGCGTGGACGGAAACGCAAATCGGTGTGTACGACTCGCAGGGTACGAAGCACGACGTGAAGCTGCAGATGTGGAAGACGGGCCCGAACTCGTGGGATTGGCAGATTGATCCCATTGCCTCGGCGCAGACCTTTGAAGTGGAAACGGACGGGTCCTCTCCGCCGGGCGACATCGAGCTGCCAACGCCGCCGGCCGGGTACGAAATCCTTGATGCCAACGTAAAGGTGTACAGCACGACTGGTGTGGAGTACGTGTCACCGGCCGATTTCGCCTTTTCGGCGGGCCCGCCGCCGGCCGTGCAGTTCACGTCGAACATGCCGTCCAACTCCATGATTCGCGTGGGCTACTTCATGAGCCCCACGACCGCCACGGCCAGTGAAAACAGCGGGACGTTCACGTTCGACCAGGCAGGTATTCTCAATACGGACGTCATTGCCTCGCTCAATTTCGCGGTGCCGGGTGCCAACCCCGTGCGCATCGACCTCAGCTTGGGTGGCGGCGTGAACGGTATCACGCAGTTTGCCTCCACGGCCTCCACCGCCGTGCTGCGCGATCAGAACGGCTACACGGCCGGCACGTTGCAGAATTTCTCGATTGACCGCTTCGGGCTCATCACGGGCTTCTTCACGAACGGCACGACGTCGCCGCTCGCCCGTATCGTGCTCGCCGACTTCAACAACCCGTCGGGTCTGCTCCGCATCGGTGACAACATGCTGCAGGAATCGGCCAACTCGGGCAGCGGCGTGCTGGGCTTTGCGCTGGAAGGGTCGCAGTCGCAGATGACCAGCGGTGCGCTCGAAATGTCGAACGTGGATCTGGCGCAGGAATTCACGAACATGATCGTGGCGCAGCGCGGCTTCCAGGCCAACGGCAAGGTGGTCTCCACCAGCGACGAGCTCCTGCAGGAGCTCATGGGCATCAAGCGGTAA